From the Pectobacterium carotovorum genome, one window contains:
- a CDS encoding methyl-accepting chemotaxis protein, which yields MEFLRNVSIKIMVLVIVASLLVAWGVASGFSLYSLYQVTNLLDKSETQRKTYSHLVYGADQYFRAVTRMERTMDYLQRNEPENAKQTLDMAQVALKNTKDSLEKFQTAEHVGVEQATVDAVNKTWSTLIATAIDPMNAALQRNDYEGFRQIFRSVYPPISLTFGEDIKRYSDGITASSLIPSVNEHNTQNRNALIAVMVIGFIVLIFTEYYLRNYLVIPISVLKSHLAQLTAGRLGCELAEFGRNCAGRLIPDIKRLQKSLRDTVTVIRQSTTEINNGTSSIKDGNDNLSSRTEQQAAALQQTAASMEEISSTVRQTTDHVHQVRQLAKDAADMAQKGGNISTNVMTTMDGISASSRQISDITSVINSIAFQTNILALNAAVEAARAGEQGRGFAVVAGEVRTLAQRSAQAAKEIEALIAESVSRVATGAGQVRQSGEAMTAIIASISHVNDLIGEIAAATDEQTRGITQISQAVHEMDSVTQQNASLVMQSAEAAARLDEQTSELSAVVDVFDLDSDCDPATSFSRPAVAAPVHRAVGQSTTPLLSAQGRNGEGWEKF from the coding sequence ATGGAATTTCTAAGAAATGTCAGCATAAAAATAATGGTGCTGGTCATAGTGGCTTCCCTGTTAGTGGCGTGGGGAGTGGCATCAGGATTTAGTCTTTACTCACTTTATCAGGTCACCAATCTGCTTGATAAAAGTGAGACTCAGCGAAAAACGTATTCCCATCTGGTCTATGGAGCCGATCAATATTTTCGGGCCGTAACTCGTATGGAAAGAACGATGGACTATTTGCAGCGTAACGAGCCAGAAAACGCCAAACAGACGTTGGATATGGCACAGGTTGCGCTAAAAAATACCAAGGATTCGCTGGAGAAATTCCAGACAGCGGAACACGTCGGCGTTGAGCAGGCGACGGTTGATGCAGTAAACAAAACGTGGAGCACTCTGATTGCTACCGCGATCGATCCGATGAATGCGGCGCTGCAACGTAATGATTACGAAGGGTTTCGGCAGATCTTCCGCTCCGTTTATCCGCCCATTAGCCTGACGTTTGGTGAAGATATCAAACGCTATTCGGATGGCATTACCGCCTCCTCATTAATTCCAAGCGTGAATGAACACAATACCCAAAACCGTAATGCGCTGATTGCCGTGATGGTGATTGGCTTCATCGTGTTGATTTTCACGGAATACTATTTGAGGAACTACTTGGTTATTCCGATTTCAGTGCTTAAATCCCATCTGGCTCAGCTGACGGCGGGCCGCTTAGGCTGTGAACTGGCGGAGTTTGGCAGGAACTGTGCGGGACGACTGATCCCCGACATCAAGCGGTTACAGAAAAGTTTGCGCGATACGGTGACCGTCATCCGGCAGAGTACGACGGAAATTAACAACGGGACGTCGAGTATTAAGGATGGCAACGATAATCTTTCCAGTCGCACGGAGCAGCAGGCCGCGGCACTACAGCAGACGGCTGCCAGTATGGAAGAGATTAGCTCCACGGTACGGCAAACTACCGATCATGTGCATCAGGTGCGTCAGCTGGCGAAGGATGCGGCGGATATGGCGCAAAAAGGCGGGAATATCAGCACCAATGTGATGACGACGATGGATGGCATTAGTGCCAGTTCCCGACAAATTTCCGATATCACTTCGGTCATTAACAGCATCGCGTTCCAGACCAACATTCTGGCGCTGAATGCGGCGGTTGAAGCCGCGCGTGCGGGGGAGCAAGGGCGAGGATTTGCGGTCGTGGCCGGCGAGGTTCGTACACTGGCGCAGCGCAGTGCGCAGGCGGCGAAGGAAATTGAGGCGCTGATTGCCGAATCGGTTTCGCGAGTTGCAACCGGGGCAGGACAGGTTCGACAGTCCGGTGAAGCGATGACGGCAATTATTGCCTCCATTTCGCATGTGAACGACCTGATTGGTGAAATCGCGGCGGCAACGGATGAACAAACGCGCGGTATTACGCAGATTAGCCAGGCGGTGCACGAAATGGACAGCGTCACGCAGCAGAATGCGTCGTTGGTGATGCAGTCGGCAGAAGCGGCTGCCCGCCTGGATGAACAAACCAGCGAGCTGTCCGCTGTGGTGGATGTATTCGATCTGGATTCCGATTGCGATCCGGCAACATCTTTCTCCCGTCCGGCGGTCGCTGCCCCTGTTCATCGCGCTGTTGGGCAGAGCACCACGCCGCTGTTGTCGGCACAGGGCCGCAACGGCGAAGGGTGGGAAAAATTCTGA
- a CDS encoding FTR1 family protein → MSIWQKTLLLLCWLLSCSVAVAATDYASFIQDIETRLDKTAQLYEQKKPDDARTEVQMAYFEVFENLEGPIRINISAQKSYQLEATFGEIRRMIGEGKPQAEVLEKISWLKGELDAVLPVLSEGHKLVAQEQHGAYDNTDIAPYWQQSFKIIDDQLALAVTEYQAGDYKKASQSVQQAHYQGFKNSEMEMSVRQNRSAQQAASINQQFSALITLAGQPDQLTDVAYRVTTLLQDIEDVLPGLPTTRDSQQATATPAASADTGAVPDANWAKVADDINQAIAAAIAQYRQGQVKPAIMAVQDTYFDLFEATGMENKIGSRDAAFKSTLEGYFTRLVSLMNAKQPAEQLQGQAEALQQELAKAVTMLGDGGETHWSLLIYSLLIIVREGLEALLIVAAIVAYLVKNNQQDKLPLIRQSVYVALLCSVITAVIFQLLFTNSGASRELLEGITMLIAVVMLFFMSYWLLSKVEARHWKAYLEGKLSHSLSSGSMIGLWLTSFLAVYREGAETVLFYYALVGDASNMAGHLSILAGFAIGCVILLIAYLVMRYTIVKLPLKPFFMFTGCFMYLMAFVFAGKGVLELIEGKLFEPTLLTGVPEISGLGIYPYVETLIPQGVLVVAAFIALWVMRRRASAV, encoded by the coding sequence ATGTCTATCTGGCAAAAAACGCTTCTGTTGCTGTGTTGGCTGTTGAGTTGTTCAGTGGCAGTTGCCGCGACCGATTACGCTTCATTCATTCAGGATATCGAAACCCGGCTGGATAAAACGGCTCAGCTCTATGAGCAGAAAAAGCCGGATGATGCCCGCACCGAAGTTCAGATGGCCTATTTCGAGGTGTTTGAAAACCTTGAAGGCCCTATCCGCATCAACATTTCCGCGCAAAAAAGCTATCAGCTAGAGGCCACGTTCGGTGAAATTCGCCGCATGATTGGCGAAGGAAAGCCGCAGGCCGAGGTACTGGAAAAAATTTCATGGCTGAAGGGCGAACTGGATGCCGTTCTGCCCGTGCTCTCAGAAGGCCACAAGCTGGTTGCACAGGAGCAGCACGGTGCTTATGACAACACTGATATCGCACCGTACTGGCAGCAGAGTTTTAAAATCATCGATGACCAGCTCGCGCTGGCCGTGACGGAATATCAGGCCGGTGATTACAAAAAGGCCAGTCAGAGCGTACAGCAGGCTCACTATCAGGGGTTTAAAAACTCTGAAATGGAGATGTCGGTCAGGCAGAATCGCTCGGCGCAGCAGGCCGCTTCCATTAATCAACAATTCTCCGCCCTGATTACGTTAGCTGGCCAGCCCGACCAACTGACAGACGTCGCCTATCGGGTGACCACGCTGTTACAGGACATCGAGGATGTCTTACCGGGATTGCCGACAACGCGCGACAGCCAGCAGGCGACGGCAACACCTGCCGCGAGTGCCGATACGGGTGCCGTGCCGGACGCAAACTGGGCGAAAGTCGCCGACGATATTAATCAGGCCATTGCTGCCGCGATTGCGCAGTACCGTCAGGGTCAGGTCAAACCTGCCATCATGGCGGTGCAGGACACCTATTTCGATCTGTTTGAAGCCACTGGCATGGAGAACAAAATTGGTTCTCGTGATGCGGCGTTCAAATCTACGCTGGAAGGCTATTTCACTCGTCTGGTGAGCCTGATGAATGCCAAACAGCCTGCGGAACAGCTGCAAGGGCAGGCCGAGGCGTTACAGCAGGAACTGGCGAAGGCGGTCACCATGCTGGGAGACGGCGGTGAAACGCACTGGAGTCTGTTGATCTACAGCCTGCTGATTATTGTGCGCGAAGGTTTGGAAGCCTTGCTGATTGTGGCGGCGATCGTGGCCTATCTGGTGAAAAACAACCAGCAGGACAAGCTGCCGCTGATTCGCCAGTCGGTTTACGTCGCGCTGCTGTGTAGCGTGATTACCGCTGTCATCTTCCAGCTCTTGTTCACCAATTCCGGTGCCAGCCGTGAGTTGCTGGAAGGCATTACGATGCTGATCGCCGTGGTGATGCTGTTCTTCATGAGCTACTGGCTGTTGTCCAAAGTAGAGGCACGACACTGGAAGGCCTATCTGGAAGGCAAGCTGTCCCATTCGCTGAGCAGCGGTTCCATGATTGGCCTGTGGCTGACCAGCTTTCTGGCGGTGTACCGCGAAGGCGCGGAAACGGTGCTGTTCTATTACGCTCTGGTCGGTGATGCCAGCAACATGGCGGGTCACCTCTCCATTCTGGCCGGATTTGCCATTGGCTGTGTGATTTTGCTCATCGCTTATCTCGTGATGCGCTACACCATTGTCAAACTGCCGCTTAAGCCGTTCTTCATGTTTACCGGCTGCTTTATGTACCTGATGGCGTTTGTGTTTGCGGGTAAGGGCGTGTTGGAACTGATCGAAGGCAAACTGTTTGAGCCGACGCTGCTGACTGGCGTACCGGAAATCAGCGGGTTGGGTATTTATCCTTATGTGGAAACGCTGATTCCACAAGGCGTGCTGGTTGTCGCGGCGTTCATTGCCCTGTGGGTGATGCGGCGCAGGGCGTCTGCCGTCTGA
- a CDS encoding iron transporter translates to MNMQKSLIAGAVIAGIFTAPVALAFKEYPAGEPVSMNEMEIAAVYLQPIDMEPRGMGLPAAKADIHLEADIHAAEGNKNGFGAGEWMPFLTIAYTLTNTDTGAKQEGTFMPMVASDGPHYGANIKMMGVGNYKVTYHIEPPSKAGMHRHTDGETGVGRWWKPFDVSFDFKYVGLE, encoded by the coding sequence ATGAATATGCAAAAAAGTCTGATCGCGGGTGCCGTTATTGCCGGTATTTTCACCGCGCCTGTCGCGCTGGCGTTTAAAGAGTATCCAGCGGGTGAGCCGGTTTCCATGAACGAAATGGAGATCGCTGCCGTTTATCTGCAGCCTATCGACATGGAACCCCGTGGAATGGGTCTGCCTGCTGCGAAAGCTGATATCCACCTGGAAGCCGATATTCATGCTGCTGAAGGTAACAAAAATGGTTTCGGCGCCGGTGAGTGGATGCCGTTCCTGACCATTGCTTACACCCTGACTAACACCGATACCGGTGCGAAGCAGGAAGGCACTTTCATGCCAATGGTTGCCAGCGATGGCCCGCACTACGGCGCGAACATCAAAATGATGGGCGTGGGTAACTATAAAGTGACGTACCACATCGAACCGCCATCAAAAGCCGGTATGCACCGTCACACCGATGGTGAAACGGGTGTAGGCCGCTGGTGGAAACCGTTTGATGTCAGCTTTGACTTCAAATACGTCGGCTTAGAATAA
- a CDS encoding Fe-S-containing protein: MSYFFITTLQSFLPIALLLGLNWSHRSTPTIRPLGWITLLALFAGTFIGVHFPNGQAFLLGFTALQALALILFLVCQYFSHPRLGYLWQALLVAGAAVHWGSDPNLTALTTTHVVNTDLLLNFSAVVLAFGWLLFCAALCGMIVRRIRLLRWPLLALLVALLLLPISGNLLLLLMKLQVLGLTKPRLSYVAHVTNSAHLLNYLSALFMTALAVGLAWPLLHARRQMLAEHEAIEKRKATAGYRTVRRTLLATVTALLVVVLAQLYWDKVASQPPRLSEAQPVTLAADGKVHIPIEQVRDGKLHRFVWIADDGKAVRFFIINRYPDRLRLGVVFDACLLCGDQGYVMEGNQVICVACGVHIFIPSIGKAGGCNPVPIEGWSNDDNELVIGRASLAAGTNYFSTVVSMEVIDPVDGSKLTNVNAEHKYRYGGKTYFFSSEANYNRFRESPAKFATAKAAAGEQAEGE, from the coding sequence ATGAGTTATTTCTTTATCACGACCCTCCAATCCTTCCTGCCGATCGCGCTATTGCTGGGGTTGAACTGGAGCCATCGTTCTACGCCGACAATCAGGCCGCTGGGTTGGATCACGCTGCTGGCGCTGTTCGCCGGTACGTTTATTGGCGTGCATTTTCCTAACGGACAGGCGTTTCTGCTGGGCTTTACGGCGCTTCAGGCGCTTGCCTTGATCCTGTTTCTGGTCTGTCAGTATTTTTCCCACCCGCGTCTTGGCTACCTGTGGCAGGCGCTGCTGGTGGCGGGAGCGGCGGTGCATTGGGGCAGCGATCCTAATCTGACCGCGCTGACGACCACCCATGTGGTGAATACCGATCTGCTGCTGAATTTTAGCGCCGTGGTGCTGGCGTTTGGCTGGCTGCTGTTCTGTGCCGCGCTGTGCGGCATGATCGTGCGCCGCATTCGCTTACTGCGCTGGCCGCTTCTTGCGCTGTTGGTCGCACTTCTGCTGCTGCCTATAAGCGGCAACCTACTGCTGCTGTTGATGAAATTACAGGTGCTGGGGCTGACCAAGCCGCGTCTGAGTTACGTGGCGCACGTCACCAACAGCGCGCATTTATTGAATTACCTCAGTGCATTATTTATGACGGCGCTGGCCGTGGGGCTGGCTTGGCCGCTGCTGCATGCGCGTCGCCAGATGCTGGCTGAGCATGAAGCGATTGAAAAGCGTAAAGCGACGGCAGGCTATCGCACGGTGCGCCGTACGCTGCTGGCGACAGTCACGGCGCTGCTAGTGGTGGTGTTGGCCCAGCTCTATTGGGACAAGGTCGCGTCACAGCCGCCTCGTCTGTCGGAAGCACAGCCAGTGACGCTGGCGGCCGATGGCAAAGTGCATATTCCGATTGAGCAGGTGCGTGATGGCAAGTTGCACCGTTTTGTGTGGATTGCCGATGACGGCAAGGCCGTGCGCTTTTTCATTATTAACCGCTATCCCGATCGCCTGCGTCTGGGTGTGGTGTTTGATGCCTGCCTGCTGTGCGGCGATCAGGGCTACGTGATGGAAGGCAATCAGGTGATTTGCGTCGCCTGCGGCGTGCATATCTTCATTCCTTCTATCGGAAAAGCGGGCGGCTGTAATCCGGTGCCGATTGAAGGGTGGAGCAACGACGATAATGAACTGGTGATTGGACGAGCATCACTGGCGGCAGGCACTAACTACTTCTCGACGGTGGTATCGATGGAAGTCATCGACCCGGTTGATGGTTCCAAACTGACCAACGTGAATGCGGAACATAAATATCGCTACGGCGGTAAAACGTACTTCTTCTCGTCGGAGGCCAACTATAACCGCTTCCGCGAAAGTCCCGCGAAATTTGCCACTGCCAAAGCGGCGGCTGGCGAGCAGGCTGAGGGGGAATAA